One genomic window of Panicum hallii strain FIL2 chromosome 6, PHallii_v3.1, whole genome shotgun sequence includes the following:
- the LOC112898499 gene encoding B3 domain-containing protein IDEF1-like isoform X2 has product MGQMGGPDGDGGAHPHHPYHYQALLAAVQNPNQGLHAFPLPFHVPLHHAPQGGQGAGAPAAGPGPAADTAASTHNAAPHSQHSRGFADWSASSSAFASVSAQPAPATTNAPPFPYNLSQSYTLWSHYMLNKNAMPYSSYPAPHEENLHPLRHTHIPPDKDSGSTYSMETAGSASSLGFDSFTTMSLGPNICAHMSPMEGSLPAKEAENSEDLPTVVRNSDEMDTMNSDEVHRDTAATLPESKPSHESCTTKFNSGEYQVVLRKELTKSDVANVGRIVLPKKDAEASLPPLVQGDPLILQMDDMVLPVTWKFKYRFWPNNKSRMYILEAAGEFVKTHGLQAGDALIIYKNSVPGKFIIRAEKAIQQTNP; this is encoded by the exons ATGGGGCAGATGGGGGGTCCCGACGGCGACGGGGGCGCCCACCCCCACCACCCGTACCACTACCAGGCGCTCCTCGCCGCGGTGCAGAACCCCAACCAGGGCTTGCACGcctttcccctccccttccACGTCCCGCTCCACCACGCACCGCAAGGAGGGCAGGGAGCAGGAGCACCCGCCGCCG GGCCAGGGCCAGCAGCTGATACAGCCGCCTCCACCCACAATGCTGCTCCCCACTCTCAGCATTCAAGAGGTTTTGCCGATTGGAGCGCTTCCAGCAGTGCCTTCGCGTCCGTTTCCGCGCAGCCCGCCCCTGCTACCACCAACGCACCACCCTTCCCGTACAACCTCTCCCAGTCTTACACGCTATGGTCCCATTACATGCTTAACAAGAATGCGATGCCCTACTCTTCTTATCCCGCACCGCATGAGGAGAACCTGCACCCACTGCGCCATACTCACATCCCGCCGGACAAGGATTCAG GTTCTACATATTCCATGGAAACAGCAGGTTCTGCATCCAGCCTTGGGTTTGACTCTTTCACTACTATGTCCCTTGGACCAAACATATGCGCCCACATGTCTCCCATGGAAGGATCTTTACCTGCCAAAGAAGCTGAGAATTCAGAG GATTTGCCTACAGTAGTTAGAAACAGTGACGAAATGGACACTATGAACAGTGATGAAGTCCATCGTGACACAGCTGCCACTCTTCCTGAGTCAAAGCCTAGTCATGAAAGCTGCACCACG AAGTTCAACTCTGGAGAGTACCAAGTTGTTTTGCGCAAAGAGTTGACAAAGAGCGATGTTGCAAATGTTGGGCGAATTGTGCTTCCCAAG AAGGATGCTGAGGCTAGTCTTCCACCGTTGGTGCAAGGTGATCCTCTGATACTGCAGATGGATGACATGGTGCTTCCTGTTACATGGAAATTTAAGTATAG ATTCTGGCCAAACAACAAAAGCAGAATGTATATTCTGGAAGCTGCAG GTGAATTTGTGAAGACACATGGTCTCCAGGCAGGGGATGCGCTCATAATCTACAAGAACTCCGTGCCCGGCAAATTT ATTATCCGTGCGGAGAAGGCCATTCAGCAGACAAACCCCTAA
- the LOC112898499 gene encoding B3 domain-containing protein IDEF1-like isoform X1: MGQMGGPDGDGGAHPHHPYHYQALLAAVQNPNQGLHAFPLPFHVPLHHAPQGGQGAGAPAAGPGPGPAADTAASTHNAAPHSQHSRGFADWSASSSAFASVSAQPAPATTNAPPFPYNLSQSYTLWSHYMLNKNAMPYSSYPAPHEENLHPLRHTHIPPDKDSGSTYSMETAGSASSLGFDSFTTMSLGPNICAHMSPMEGSLPAKEAENSEDLPTVVRNSDEMDTMNSDEVHRDTAATLPESKPSHESCTTKFNSGEYQVVLRKELTKSDVANVGRIVLPKKDAEASLPPLVQGDPLILQMDDMVLPVTWKFKYRFWPNNKSRMYILEAAGEFVKTHGLQAGDALIIYKNSVPGKFIIRAEKAIQQTNP, encoded by the exons ATGGGGCAGATGGGGGGTCCCGACGGCGACGGGGGCGCCCACCCCCACCACCCGTACCACTACCAGGCGCTCCTCGCCGCGGTGCAGAACCCCAACCAGGGCTTGCACGcctttcccctccccttccACGTCCCGCTCCACCACGCACCGCAAGGAGGGCAGGGAGCAGGAGCACCCGCCGCCGGTC CAGGGCCAGGGCCAGCAGCTGATACAGCCGCCTCCACCCACAATGCTGCTCCCCACTCTCAGCATTCAAGAGGTTTTGCCGATTGGAGCGCTTCCAGCAGTGCCTTCGCGTCCGTTTCCGCGCAGCCCGCCCCTGCTACCACCAACGCACCACCCTTCCCGTACAACCTCTCCCAGTCTTACACGCTATGGTCCCATTACATGCTTAACAAGAATGCGATGCCCTACTCTTCTTATCCCGCACCGCATGAGGAGAACCTGCACCCACTGCGCCATACTCACATCCCGCCGGACAAGGATTCAG GTTCTACATATTCCATGGAAACAGCAGGTTCTGCATCCAGCCTTGGGTTTGACTCTTTCACTACTATGTCCCTTGGACCAAACATATGCGCCCACATGTCTCCCATGGAAGGATCTTTACCTGCCAAAGAAGCTGAGAATTCAGAG GATTTGCCTACAGTAGTTAGAAACAGTGACGAAATGGACACTATGAACAGTGATGAAGTCCATCGTGACACAGCTGCCACTCTTCCTGAGTCAAAGCCTAGTCATGAAAGCTGCACCACG AAGTTCAACTCTGGAGAGTACCAAGTTGTTTTGCGCAAAGAGTTGACAAAGAGCGATGTTGCAAATGTTGGGCGAATTGTGCTTCCCAAG AAGGATGCTGAGGCTAGTCTTCCACCGTTGGTGCAAGGTGATCCTCTGATACTGCAGATGGATGACATGGTGCTTCCTGTTACATGGAAATTTAAGTATAG ATTCTGGCCAAACAACAAAAGCAGAATGTATATTCTGGAAGCTGCAG GTGAATTTGTGAAGACACATGGTCTCCAGGCAGGGGATGCGCTCATAATCTACAAGAACTCCGTGCCCGGCAAATTT ATTATCCGTGCGGAGAAGGCCATTCAGCAGACAAACCCCTAA
- the LOC112897630 gene encoding high mobility group B protein 7-like, producing MAGGKSTGNAARTRKRVEATVLKRSRDGSAFTRCEACNKDVPIVLIDMHSCSLDAKIRMTLEAQVVEKTVEVTKPERKKPSKTAAAASKDPKRKRTPTAFFLFMDDFRKEFKAANPDNKNVATVAKEGGEKWKSMTDQEKKPYIDKAAELKALAENGEGSGENNVAAAAEKAKADDTEGGQEVDQPVKRRRRKVDDDEDGEAGGQGDEAEKNELDDDM from the exons ATGGCGGGGGGCAAGTCCACCGGCAACGCCGCGCGCACCAGGAAGCGCGTCGAGGCCACCGTCCTCAAGCGCTCCAGGGACGGCAGCGCATTCACCAGATG CGAGGCCTGCAACAAGGACGTCCCCATCGTCCTCATCGACATGCACAGCTGCAGCCtcgacgccaagatcaggatgACGCTTG AGGCGCAGGTGGTCGAGAAGACCGTCGAGGTCACCAAGCCTGAGCGCAAGAAGCCCTCcaagaccgccgccgccgccagcaagGACCCCAAGCGCAAGCGCACGCCCAccgccttcttcctcttcat GGACGACTTCAGGAAGGAGTTCAAGGCCGCCAATCCTGACAACAAGAATGTCGCCACC GTTGCCAAGGAAGGAGGGGAGAAGTGGAAGTCCATGACCGACCAA GAGAAGAAGCCCTACATTGACAAGGCTGCCGAGCTCAAGGCTCTTGCTGAGAATGGCGAGGGCAGTGGT GAGAACAATGTCGCTGCTGCTGCCGAGAAAGCCAAGGCAGATGACACGGAGGGGGGCCAGGAGGTGGATCAGCCGGTGAAGAGGCGCCGCCGCAAGGTCGATGATGATGAGGATGGCGAGGCGGGTGGGCAGGGAGATGAGGCTGAGAAGAACGAGCTGGATGATGACATGTAG
- the LOC112896432 gene encoding uncharacterized protein LOC112896432, with protein sequence MACSRCRLAEAATLLVILLAAGGAASAAELAEESNKAIAAALPARKQEDVAVATTNTSTGGGSGPSSSPSSPSPGAGGGEKKESKGDNNGSNGNKEKEKVKKCVTSKDCHLKRLVCAKKCTMAAHKKCAAKCSRSCTGGLPICT encoded by the coding sequence ATGGCTTGCTCCCGCTGCCGGCTCGCCGAGGCCGCCACGCTGCTCGTCATCCTCCTGGCCGCCGGCGGGGCAGCATCGGCGGCCGAGCTGGCGGAGGAGAGTAACAAGGCCATCGCGGCGGCGTTGCCCGCCCGGAAGCAGGAGGACGTCGCCGTCGCCACCACCAACACCAGCACCGGTGGCGGCTCTGGACCCTCCTCATCGCCGTCGTCACCCTCTCCGGGAGCGGGAGGAGGAGAGAAGAAGGAGAGCAAGGGGGACAACAATGGCAGCAACGGgaacaaggagaaggaaaaggtCAAGAAGTGCGTGACAAGCAAGGACTGCCACCTGAAGCGCCTGGTGTGCGCCAAGAAGTGCACCATGGCCGCGCACAAGAAATGCGCCGCCAAGTGCTCCCGCTCCTGCACCGGCGGCCTCCCCATCTGCACCTAG
- the LOC112896584 gene encoding choline transporter protein 1-like, producing the protein MALGGGPLGAIIGRYPSFAAADDQDPGGGVIRHDRKCRDWPFLLLFAAFWVAMIVNSSFGFNQGNPVRLTFGLDYKGNICGSRHADPDLRELDVRYWMNPNQVYQSGLKSSHISLPDAKAICLMECPLPAEDGLNFVCDYPEGDIRLSVDDWINRDYDYFEYLTPDMRNSSLQLQGPCYPVIFPSVNVYWSCQFITRASNVSLKHWQQMGGVSIDQNMLVDKTIHNAINSKSAVLKRYVADIQKSWPVLIVCGGLLPLFLSVIWLMMIRYFVAGMPWITVVVFNALVISVTMFFYIKAGWIGHDPLTVVIGESDPYVNIGGREINHLHAASVLMTVIMILAFLTSIAIARRILIATSVLKVAAKVIGEVQALIIFPVVPFLILTIFYIFWFSAMLHLFSAGQVIKNDCNTDCCSYDLKLGRVNCDSCCGYSIHYTPHIGIAILFHFLCCYWATQFFIGCSSTVIAGSVASYYWARGEISHDIPFHTVVSSLKRLVRYSLGSVALGSLIVSIIEWVRFILETLRRRLKFVDSAHDSWFGKTVSSSSQCCLGCIDWTLKSVNRNAYITIAITGKGFFKASALATGLIMKNVLRIGKVNVIGDVILMLGKLCVSLLCALFAFIMLDKHKYRSGHNKISSPLVPVLVSWALGYIVAKLFFAVVEMSIDTIILSFCQDTEEHQGNAQYAPPLLMETLDEESELQRLTEGP; encoded by the exons ATGGCACTGGGGGGAGGACCCCTCGGCGCCATCATCGGCCGCTACCCCTCCTTCGCCGCCGCTGACGACCAAGACCCCGGCGGGGGCGTCATTCGCCACGACCGCAAGTGCCGGGACTGGCCCTTCCTTCTCCTCTTCGCCGCCTTCTGGGTCGCCATGATTGTCAACTCCAGCTTCGGATTCAACCAGGGCAACCCAGTCAG GCTGACATTCGGACTGGACTACAAAGGGAACATATGTGGCAGCAGGCATGCCGATCCAGATTTGCGTGAGTTGGATGTTCGCTACTGGATGAACCCCAACCAGGTCTACCAAAGTGGGCTCAAAAGCAGTCACATCAGTCTACCGGACGCTAAAGccatctgccttatggaatgCCCACTTCCAGCAGAAGATGGTTTGAATTTTGTTTGCGATTATCCAGAAGGTGACATACGCCTCTCTGTCGATGATTGGATTAACAGGGACTATGATTACTTCGAGTACCTCACACCAGATATGAGGAATAGTTCTCTTCAGCTGCAGGGTCCTTGTTACCCTGTCATCTTTCCAAGTGTAAATG TGTACTGGAGCTGCCAGTTTATTACGCGGGCATCCAATGTCTCTTTGAAGCATTGGCAGCAGATGGGTGGTGTCAGCATCGACCAAAACATGCTAGTAGACAAAACAATTCACAACGCAATCAACAGCAAATCCGCCGTTCTCAAG AGATATGTTGCAGATATTCAAAAGTCCTGGCCTGTGTTAATCGTCTGTGGAGGATTACTCCCTTTGTTCCTATCTGTGATCTGGTTAATGATGATTCGCTATTTTGTTGCTGGGATGCCTTGGATAACTGTGGTAGTCTTCAATGCCCTTGTAATATCTGTTACAATGTTCTTCTATATAAAAG CTGGTTGGATTGGCCATGATCCTTTAACTGTTGTAATTGGTGAAAGTGATCCTTATGTCAACATAGGTGGACGG GAGATAAATCACCTTCATGCTGCTTCTGTCTTGATGACAGTAATAATGATTCTGGCTTTCCTGACTTCAATAGCTATTGCTCGGCGCATACTGATAGCTACATCTGTCCTGAAG GTTGCTGCAAAGGTCATTGGTGAAGTCCAGGCACTTATTATTTTTCCAGTTGTGCCATTCTTGATCCTCACTATCTTCTACATATTCTGGTTTTCAGCGATGTTACATCTTTTCAGTGCCGGGCAAGTAATAAAAAATGATTGCAATACGGATTGCTGCTCGTATGATCTCAAGCTTGGCAGAGTAAATTGTGACAGCTGTTGTGGGTACAGTATTCACTACACCCCACATATTGGCATTGCCATTCTTTTTCATTTTCTTTGCTGTTACTGGGCGACACAATTTTTCATCGGATGTTCTTCGACTGTAATTGCTGGATCAGTTGCTTCGTACTACTGGGCACGTGGTGAGATATCG CATGATATCCCTTTTCATACCGTGGTATCTTCCCTGAAGCGCTTGGTGCGCTATAGTCTTGGCTCTGTGGCTCTTGGTTCGCTGATTGTGTCCATCATTGAGTGGGTTCGATTTATACTCGAGACACTTCGCCGCAGGCTGAAGTTTGTCGATTCTGCCCATGACAGCTGGTTTGGGAAGACAGTGTCATCCTCATCTCAGTGCTGCTTAGGGTGCATTGACTGGACCCTGAAATCAGTGAATCGAAATGCATACATCACG ATTGCCATAACAGGGAAAGGATTCTTCAAGGCTTCTGCGCTAGCAACTGGGTTGATCATGAAGAATGTGTTGCGCATTGGGAAAGTGAATGTGATTGGGGATGTGATTCTCATGTTGGGCAAGCTGTGTGTAAGCCTGCTGTGTGCGCTGTTTGCTTTCATCATGTTGGATAAGCACAAGTACAGATCTGGCCACAACAAGATATCATCGCCGCTGGTTCCTGTGTTG GTGTCGTGGGCGCTGGGTTATATAGTCGCGAAGCTTTTCTTTGCAGTGGTGGAGATGTCGATCGACACCATAATCCTGTCATTCTGCCAGGACACTGAAGAGCACCAGGGGAACGCGCAGTATGCGCCCCCACTGCTGATGGAGACACTGGACGAGGAGAGTGAGCTGCAAAGACTAACAGAGGGGCCATGA